In Herbinix luporum, a single window of DNA contains:
- a CDS encoding dockerin type I domain-containing protein encodes MKKNRLLSILLVLAVVFISMSPKATAQTNKIKGSEVVVIGDSFLAMSHDITKRLEEHAKREGILDANDSFRDLSVSGTMLSGGISPDIPTQYRNALRSGTVKYVIMDGGGNDCIAGNVDRAAEAARNLINEMGRNGTIKVFYLFYPDPVGGLAGMLKPNLDRLRPQIQNIVSSSTTPKGYFYDLRPTFEGKYSSYIMSDGIHPTREGSYAAADAIWEEMKRVGFFEVSETIKYGDCNNDGNIDALDFALLKQYLINSEEDYNPVMDLNADNTIDALDLAVFKKYLLRMITILPDT; translated from the coding sequence ATGAAAAAAAACAGGCTTTTGTCTATTCTATTAGTACTTGCCGTGGTATTTATTTCTATGTCTCCAAAAGCAACTGCACAAACTAACAAAATTAAGGGTAGTGAGGTTGTGGTAATAGGAGATTCATTTTTGGCTATGTCACATGATATAACCAAACGGTTGGAGGAACATGCCAAGAGAGAGGGAATTTTAGATGCTAATGATAGTTTCCGAGATTTATCTGTAAGCGGTACAATGCTCAGTGGTGGAATATCACCGGATATTCCTACACAGTACCGGAATGCTCTAAGGTCAGGAACTGTAAAGTATGTTATTATGGATGGTGGAGGAAATGATTGCATAGCCGGAAATGTAGATAGGGCGGCTGAAGCAGCAAGAAATTTAATAAATGAGATGGGAAGAAACGGAACAATAAAAGTGTTTTATCTCTTCTATCCGGATCCGGTTGGAGGTTTGGCCGGTATGTTAAAGCCAAATCTTGATAGATTAAGACCTCAAATACAAAATATTGTAAGCAGTTCAACTACCCCAAAGGGATATTTTTATGACCTGAGACCTACTTTTGAAGGAAAATATTCATCATACATAATGTCCGACGGCATACATCCCACAAGAGAAGGAAGTTATGCGGCTGCGGATGCCATATGGGAAGAAATGAAGAGAGTCGGATTTTTTGAAGTTTCTGAAACTATAAAATATGGAGATTGTAATAATGACGGAAATATCGATGCTTTAGATTTCGCATTATTAAAGCAATATCTGATAAATTCTGAAGAAGATTATAATCCTGTAATGGATCTTAATGCAGATAATACAATTGACGCTTTGGATCTCGCTGTTTTTAAGAAGTACCTGTTGCGAATGATTACCATCTTACCGGATACCTAA
- a CDS encoding ArsR/SmtB family transcription factor: MNFRFYPIESRIYDFLEFPSLVFAKKRYEELNKDDEFNVPSLADYLDFLNKVDLKLQPYIKDIEFFYMKNFHGDFNFIGLITNLYSIIGHKSEKEYLDMLLGLSEKEIITSIVYSIISDNENSLEYSKEIMSKAETLSLNKTKLISLIKDLPTEAASKWNLFLIIEEPVKYMKMYVDLMYKILDIFSAFYDLYEEEVSSYGKYLVEFLNKNGAKGIEEKTNSILDSNIINDGENRILISCVLQFAISILGVGDNSYIAWGLKMEEALMRRKQINENKINERVQVFKNLGDKTRYEVIRLIASGVTSTKEIAKALGVSSATISYHLNNLLQCKIIKMDRSENRYSYVVDYNLLEEIVNGLKDDLKSYTSPN; encoded by the coding sequence ATGAATTTTAGGTTTTATCCCATAGAAAGTAGAATATATGATTTTTTAGAGTTTCCAAGCCTAGTATTTGCTAAAAAGCGTTATGAAGAATTAAATAAAGATGATGAATTTAACGTACCTTCCTTAGCAGATTATTTAGATTTCTTAAATAAAGTAGATCTAAAGCTACAGCCCTATATAAAGGATATTGAATTTTTTTATATGAAAAATTTCCATGGAGATTTTAATTTTATAGGTTTGATTACCAATCTATATAGTATAATCGGCCATAAAAGTGAAAAAGAATATTTGGATATGTTATTAGGACTAAGTGAAAAGGAAATAATCACAAGTATAGTATATTCAATAATTTCTGATAATGAAAATAGTCTAGAATACTCTAAGGAGATTATGAGTAAGGCTGAAACTCTTAGTTTAAATAAAACCAAACTAATATCTCTTATAAAGGATTTGCCTACTGAGGCAGCTTCAAAATGGAATTTGTTTCTGATTATAGAAGAGCCTGTTAAATATATGAAAATGTATGTTGACTTAATGTATAAAATACTAGATATTTTTTCGGCTTTCTATGATTTATATGAAGAGGAAGTAAGTAGTTATGGTAAGTATTTAGTTGAATTTTTAAATAAAAATGGGGCAAAGGGAATTGAAGAAAAGACTAACTCCATATTGGATTCAAATATTATTAATGACGGAGAAAATCGTATTTTAATATCTTGCGTACTTCAATTTGCCATATCCATATTAGGTGTAGGTGACAATAGCTATATTGCCTGGGGACTTAAGATGGAAGAAGCCTTAATGAGACGGAAGCAGATAAATGAGAATAAGATTAATGAGAGAGTGCAGGTATTTAAAAACTTAGGGGATAAGACTAGATACGAAGTAATAAGGCTAATAGCATCCGGTGTAACATCTACTAAGGAAATAGCCAAGGCTTTAGGTGTATCAAGTGCAACCATTTCCTATCATTTAAATAATTTATTGCAGTGCAAGATTATAAAAATGGATAGAAGTGAAAATCGATATAGTTATGTTGTAGATTATAATTTACTTGAAGAAATAGTTAATGGATTAAAAGATGATTTAAAAAGTTATACTTCGCCCAATTAG
- a CDS encoding chromate transporter, giving the protein MILLKLFWSFFQIGMFSIGGGMAAIPLIQNQVVNLHQWLTLREFTDLITIAEMTPGPIAINSATFVGIRIAGIPGAIIATLGCILPSCVIVSVLAWIYFKYKELTVIQGVLSGLRPAIVALIASAGMSIFKLAIWGEGGFSINPQNINFVSVFLFILSILILRKWKPNPIFVMLGSGIIGGVVYLII; this is encoded by the coding sequence ATGATACTCTTAAAACTCTTTTGGAGCTTTTTTCAAATTGGAATGTTTAGTATAGGTGGGGGCATGGCTGCTATACCACTAATTCAAAATCAAGTAGTAAATCTACACCAATGGCTGACATTAAGGGAATTTACAGATCTAATCACTATTGCAGAAATGACACCGGGACCTATTGCAATTAATTCCGCCACTTTTGTAGGGATTAGAATTGCCGGTATTCCGGGAGCTATTATTGCTACCCTTGGATGTATCCTTCCATCTTGTGTTATTGTTTCAGTCTTAGCATGGATTTATTTTAAATATAAAGAGTTGACCGTAATACAAGGAGTATTGTCCGGTTTAAGACCTGCCATTGTAGCCCTTATTGCATCAGCAGGGATGTCAATTTTTAAGCTGGCTATTTGGGGAGAAGGGGGCTTTTCAATAAATCCACAAAATATTAACTTTGTTTCAGTTTTTTTATTTATCCTGTCTATATTAATTTTACGGAAGTGGAAACCAAATCCTATTTTTGTAATGCTAGGCTCAGGTATTATCGGTGGAGTAGTTTATTTGATAATATAA
- a CDS encoding MFS transporter produces the protein MNFKLMKQKDFSLLILGKLVSLVGSNMQQFALSLYVLEITGSATIFASILSVSILPRLLLSPIAGVFGDWFNRKKTIVLLDFINGIILGIFALIYITSGSLTVFLICILVILLEITEIFFNSAMSAVLPSLVKKDQLMDSYSIYSCGANDFWNFI, from the coding sequence ATGAATTTTAAACTTATGAAACAAAAGGATTTTTCTTTATTAATATTAGGTAAGTTGGTTTCCTTAGTAGGAAGTAATATGCAACAGTTTGCCCTATCCTTATATGTACTAGAAATTACAGGTTCGGCCACTATATTTGCATCTATATTATCAGTATCCATATTACCTAGATTATTATTGTCTCCTATAGCTGGAGTTTTTGGTGATTGGTTTAATAGAAAAAAGACCATAGTTTTATTAGATTTTATAAACGGTATTATCTTAGGAATATTTGCTCTAATATATATAACAAGTGGCAGCTTAACTGTTTTCTTAATCTGTATTCTGGTTATTTTGCTTGAAATAACAGAGATATTTTTTAACTCAGCAATGTCTGCAGTTTTACCTAGCTTAGTGAAGAAGGACCAGTTAATGGACAGTTACAGTATTTATTCCTGTGGGGCAAATGATTTTTGGAATTTTATATGA
- a CDS encoding iron-containing alcohol dehydrogenase family protein has translation MEFKFTMPTEIYFGEEVILKNKEVFSAIGKKALIVTGRNSAKKNGSYDDVKTALTTTGVEHILFDEVEENPSLETIEKGSYIGKINNVDFVIGIGGGSPMDAAKAVAVFIKNPDVNKENIFSSGKLESIPVVAVATTSGTGSEVTQYSIVTSIKEKTKKNLGQSIFPKVAFLDSRYTYDLPYDITVNTAIDAFTHLVEGYLNTNSTYMSDIYGEKGFELFKYCFERLVNKELTVEFRNKVMMASALAGIQIAQNGTSLPHGMGYPLTYFKGLPHGLANGVLTMEYLKSFKDKTKIERMLNILGFSNLEELESIFNRLIDVKIEITEDEINEYSKKFFANKKKLENHTEEVSLEDIINIYRKSLLKN, from the coding sequence ATGGAATTTAAATTTACAATGCCAACCGAAATATATTTTGGTGAAGAAGTGATTTTAAAGAATAAAGAAGTATTTAGTGCAATCGGCAAGAAAGCTTTAATTGTTACAGGGAGAAACTCTGCAAAAAAAAATGGTTCCTATGACGATGTAAAGACTGCCTTAACTACAACAGGAGTAGAACATATTCTTTTTGATGAAGTAGAGGAGAATCCATCATTAGAAACCATAGAAAAAGGAAGTTATATAGGAAAGATAAACAATGTGGATTTTGTTATAGGCATCGGTGGAGGATCTCCCATGGATGCTGCAAAGGCGGTAGCCGTATTTATTAAAAATCCAGATGTCAATAAGGAAAATATATTTAGCAGTGGAAAGTTAGAAAGTATTCCGGTGGTGGCGGTAGCTACAACTTCCGGAACAGGTTCAGAAGTTACCCAGTACAGCATAGTGACTTCTATTAAGGAAAAGACTAAGAAAAACCTAGGACAAAGTATATTCCCCAAAGTTGCCTTTTTGGATAGTAGATATACTTATGACCTACCTTATGATATTACTGTTAATACTGCCATCGATGCATTTACCCATTTAGTAGAAGGCTACTTAAACACCAATAGTACTTATATGTCAGATATCTATGGAGAGAAAGGCTTTGAGCTGTTTAAATATTGTTTTGAAAGATTAGTAAATAAAGAATTGACAGTAGAGTTTAGAAATAAAGTCATGATGGCATCAGCTTTAGCTGGAATACAAATTGCTCAAAATGGAACATCCCTACCCCATGGAATGGGTTATCCCCTTACTTATTTTAAAGGACTACCACATGGACTTGCCAATGGTGTTTTGACTATGGAGTATCTAAAAAGCTTTAAGGATAAAACAAAGATAGAAAGAATGTTAAATATTTTAGGCTTTAGTAATTTGGAAGAATTAGAATCTATATTTAACAGATTAATTGATGTAAAGATTGAAATAACTGAAGATGAGATTAATGAGTACTCAAAAAAATTTTTTGCCAACAAGAAAAAGCTGGAAAATCATACGGAAGAAGTAAGTCTTGAAGATATCATAAATATTTATAGAAAGAGTTTGCTTAAAAACTAA
- a CDS encoding NifB/NifX family molybdenum-iron cluster-binding protein, producing the protein MTRKDGIEICEWIKCCLLDKKIGGEKMIKIAVASEDEMITKHFGHCDNFNIFEVDNNLIVKSESIPNPGHKPGFFPNFLNDLGVNVIISGAMGGGAIDIFNEKGIEVIIGARGNAKAAAEAYLQGSLKSTGTICHKHQNHDECSQ; encoded by the coding sequence ATGACTAGAAAAGATGGAATTGAAATATGTGAATGGATCAAATGCTGTTTACTAGATAAAAAGATTGGAGGAGAAAAGATGATTAAAATTGCAGTAGCAAGTGAAGATGAAATGATTACCAAACATTTTGGACATTGTGATAATTTTAATATTTTTGAAGTTGATAATAATCTAATAGTTAAAAGTGAGTCTATACCCAACCCGGGACATAAGCCTGGTTTTTTTCCTAACTTTTTAAATGATTTAGGGGTTAATGTGATAATTTCAGGAGCCATGGGAGGCGGAGCCATTGATATCTTCAATGAGAAAGGTATAGAGGTTATAATTGGAGCAAGAGGTAATGCCAAAGCAGCGGCAGAAGCATACTTACAAGGCTCATTAAAATCTACAGGAACTATTTGTCATAAACATCAGAATCATGATGAATGTAGCCAATAG
- a CDS encoding Na/Pi cotransporter family protein gives MEILMNLLLMLGGVAVFMFGMKQMSSGLEKSAGSGIRNLFKKFNKNRVFNYGIGIGATALVQSSSATSIMTVGLAHANIVTVKQGSGFILGAKVGTTLTAFIFALSGISKGGFSISNVFAAIAFVGVMIVFSTSNEKLNKIAPFFIGFGMLFIGMEVMENAIGGADSTLSIQLSKVFQYEIMQNPILLVILGILFTAIIQSSSAATGVFIAFLATGVIHSIDQSFFLVMGANIGTCSDGIMASLTTNANGKRIALFHLITSVIGAIMFLIILIIFRTPITNIFESLFPRKPQFSLATFNLIYNGLYTLVLLVFIDPLVNLVTRLVKDKEQELEEVSYIDERFLKTPAVAIEQALRELYDMAILAKENLDRSFASLVNEDMSESKKIAEVEYRIDFLTNKLTSFFIKISSVTKFDGDEKLIGGLHHVTNDIERLGDYAVLLVKETSYMKDNEVKFLDQTKEELSQIYGHISEMFDLGFDAFTRRRTENFRTISNIHKEIKKLISSTRNEHVARLSTGMYPVEVSKSIYSVLFSLQRISDHIVNIAFSIRSTTGSKTEALQAIEKEKK, from the coding sequence ATGGAAATTTTAATGAATTTACTACTTATGTTAGGTGGAGTCGCTGTATTTATGTTCGGCATGAAGCAGATGAGCTCTGGCTTGGAGAAAAGTGCAGGATCTGGAATACGAAATCTTTTTAAAAAATTTAATAAAAACAGAGTATTTAATTATGGAATTGGAATCGGAGCTACCGCACTTGTTCAATCATCTTCAGCCACATCGATTATGACGGTAGGACTTGCTCATGCCAATATTGTAACAGTAAAGCAAGGCTCAGGATTTATCCTAGGGGCAAAAGTAGGTACCACGCTTACAGCATTTATATTTGCCCTTTCAGGTATCAGCAAAGGTGGTTTTAGCATAAGCAATGTTTTTGCAGCCATTGCCTTCGTAGGTGTCATGATAGTTTTTTCCACTAGCAATGAAAAATTGAATAAAATTGCACCATTTTTTATCGGATTTGGAATGCTCTTTATCGGTATGGAGGTAATGGAAAACGCAATTGGCGGAGCAGATTCGACCCTTAGTATTCAATTATCTAAAGTATTCCAATATGAAATTATGCAAAACCCTATATTGCTAGTGATATTAGGAATTCTCTTTACTGCCATTATACAATCATCTTCGGCAGCAACTGGTGTTTTTATAGCTTTCTTGGCTACGGGAGTTATTCACAGTATAGATCAATCGTTTTTCTTAGTAATGGGAGCAAATATAGGAACCTGTTCCGATGGTATTATGGCTTCCTTGACTACCAATGCCAACGGGAAACGTATCGCATTATTCCATCTGATTACCAGTGTAATTGGTGCGATTATGTTTTTAATTATTTTGATTATTTTCAGGACACCCATCACTAATATTTTTGAAAGTCTTTTCCCCAGAAAGCCTCAATTTAGTCTTGCAACATTTAACTTGATATACAATGGACTTTACACCTTAGTTTTGCTTGTGTTTATAGATCCATTAGTCAATTTAGTGACAAGACTTGTGAAAGATAAGGAACAGGAGTTAGAAGAAGTATCATATATTGATGAGCGTTTCTTGAAAACTCCGGCTGTTGCTATTGAACAAGCATTAAGGGAATTGTACGATATGGCAATTCTTGCAAAGGAGAACCTTGATCGTTCTTTTGCTTCATTGGTCAATGAAGATATGAGTGAAAGCAAAAAAATTGCAGAGGTAGAATATAGGATTGATTTCTTAACAAATAAGCTCACAAGCTTTTTCATAAAAATATCATCAGTTACTAAATTCGATGGTGATGAGAAACTTATTGGCGGATTGCATCATGTAACAAATGATATTGAACGTTTGGGGGATTATGCGGTGCTTTTGGTAAAAGAAACAAGCTATATGAAGGATAATGAAGTAAAATTTTTAGATCAAACTAAAGAAGAGCTTAGCCAAATCTATGGACATATATCAGAAATGTTTGATTTAGGCTTTGACGCATTTACAAGGCGTAGAACCGAAAACTTTAGAACAATTTCTAATATTCACAAAGAAATAAAAAAATTAATATCCTCTACACGTAATGAACATGTGGCACGTTTAAGTACCGGTATGTACCCTGTTGAGGTATCAAAGAGTATTTACTCTGTTTTGTTTTCATTACAAAGAATATCGGATCATATAGTAAACATCGCTTTCTCAATCAGGTCCACCACCGGAAGCAAAACAGAAGCTTTGCAAGCAATTGAAAAAGAGAAGAAATAA
- a CDS encoding metal-dependent transcriptional regulator, translated as MTCSKEDYLRVIFELSKFNKEIRSSDIADKLGITRASVSRMMSELKNAGLIEKEKYGSIALTEKGYKLAAQIKKKHDLIVLFLVDVLGVSKSIAKKDACKMEHAISQETAEKLNNQISKALKIRKL; from the coding sequence ATTACATGTTCAAAGGAAGATTATCTACGGGTTATTTTTGAGTTATCTAAATTTAACAAAGAAATACGATCATCAGATATTGCTGACAAGCTTGGAATTACAAGGGCTAGTGTAAGCAGAATGATGTCAGAATTAAAAAATGCTGGTTTAATTGAAAAAGAAAAATACGGGAGCATCGCTCTTACAGAAAAAGGATACAAGCTTGCTGCACAAATAAAAAAGAAACATGACCTTATAGTATTATTTTTAGTTGACGTTCTAGGAGTAAGCAAATCAATTGCTAAAAAAGATGCCTGCAAAATGGAGCATGCTATTAGCCAAGAAACAGCAGAAAAGCTAAATAATCAAATAAGTAAAGCATTAAAGATAAGGAAGTTATAA
- a CDS encoding chromate transporter produces the protein MKGGSVDLKNKKHIYRKLFTSTFYLSAFTFGGGFVIIPLMKKKFVDDLQWIKEDEMLNLAAIAQSSPGAVAVNAAILLGYRVAGILGALVTILGTILPPIITLTIISFFYAAFRDNIVVNSVLKGMQAGIAAVIADVVLNLGDNVLKEKDIVFAIIMVGAFVATFFLGINVIYIILVCGFIGAAKMLLQIRKIQKEGDSQ, from the coding sequence ATGAAAGGAGGGTCTGTTGACTTGAAAAACAAAAAACATATTTACAGGAAACTATTTACTTCTACTTTTTATCTAAGTGCATTTACCTTTGGGGGAGGATTTGTAATTATTCCATTGATGAAAAAGAAATTTGTAGATGATTTACAGTGGATTAAAGAGGATGAAATGCTGAATTTGGCAGCAATTGCACAATCTTCACCGGGAGCAGTGGCAGTCAATGCAGCAATACTGTTAGGCTACCGTGTGGCAGGGATATTAGGTGCCCTAGTAACTATTCTAGGCACCATTTTACCACCCATTATTACTCTTACTATTATTTCTTTTTTTTATGCGGCTTTTCGTGATAATATCGTTGTAAATTCTGTACTAAAAGGGATGCAAGCAGGCATTGCCGCTGTAATTGCTGATGTGGTTTTGAATCTCGGAGATAATGTTTTAAAGGAAAAGGACATAGTGTTTGCTATAATCATGGTAGGTGCATTTGTAGCTACATTTTTCCTAGGGATTAATGTTATATATATTATTTTAGTATGTGGGTTTATCGGAGCAGCCAAGATGCTGCTTCAAATAAGAAAAATCCAAAAGGAAGGTGATTCTCAATGA
- a CDS encoding LicD family protein — protein MDDLQLARIHKIQLEIANEVKRICDENNINYFLIAGSLLGAVRHKGFIPWDDDMDIGMLRKDYAKFLEIASKDLNDKYYLETWDVSSGYGLPFGKIRKKGTKYIERKSKDVRCHPGIFIDIFPFDNVPNNKVLRLIHEYRLKFYQYLIFELCMYSISINYKYIKRLVYTLLKKSVKNKSLKEIKKRYEGISKKYNSKQTEHVHAVGGAYGYKKETIKTSWVLQVDELEFEGHMFKVPKGYKEYLTYFYGDYMTPPPRNNRYNRHDIIELKFDEKLESNKF, from the coding sequence ATGGATGATTTACAATTAGCAAGAATTCATAAAATACAGCTTGAAATTGCTAATGAAGTTAAAAGAATTTGTGATGAAAACAATATTAATTATTTTTTAATAGCAGGATCACTACTTGGAGCTGTAAGACACAAAGGGTTTATCCCCTGGGATGATGATATGGATATAGGTATGTTAAGAAAGGACTATGCAAAATTTTTGGAAATTGCATCTAAGGATTTAAATGATAAATATTATCTAGAGACTTGGGATGTATCTTCCGGTTATGGGTTGCCATTTGGAAAAATAAGAAAGAAGGGTACAAAATACATTGAAAGAAAATCAAAAGATGTAAGATGTCATCCCGGAATATTTATAGATATTTTTCCTTTTGATAATGTTCCAAATAATAAAGTCCTAAGATTAATTCATGAATATAGGTTGAAGTTTTATCAGTATTTAATTTTTGAATTATGCATGTATAGTATATCAATTAATTATAAATACATAAAAAGACTAGTTTATACCTTGTTAAAGAAAAGTGTAAAAAATAAGTCTTTAAAAGAAATTAAAAAGAGATATGAAGGAATATCAAAAAAATATAACTCTAAACAAACTGAGCATGTGCATGCAGTCGGCGGTGCATATGGATATAAGAAAGAAACCATAAAAACATCTTGGGTCTTGCAAGTTGATGAACTAGAATTTGAAGGCCATATGTTTAAGGTTCCTAAAGGATATAAGGAATATCTAACTTATTTTTATGGTGACTATATGACCCCTCCCCCAAGAAATAACAGATATAATCGACATGATATTATAGAGCTTAAATTTGATGAGAAATTGGAATCTAATAAGTTCTAA
- a CDS encoding LysR family transcriptional regulator has product MTLRHLKIFVTVCETGSATAAGDKLHIAQPSISLAISELENYYGIKLFDRIAKRLHITEAGKNFLQYATHIVGLFEDMEKEIKNFDAIGIIRIGASITIGNYLLPAYISQFKKTHPQIDIKVIIDNSEKIQQYILSNRIDIGLIEGAVHSSYIKFHKFRDDELVMICGNNHPFAKKAIEITKLKSESFILRETGSAGREIFDSIMTSHGIEIEPAWESISTQAIVRAVQANLGISVLPYLLVKDSLERKEISQFHIKGIGFLRSFSVIYHKNKFLTESAKDFITLCK; this is encoded by the coding sequence ATGACATTAAGGCATCTTAAAATATTTGTCACCGTATGTGAAACCGGCAGTGCAACAGCAGCTGGAGATAAGCTACATATTGCACAGCCTTCAATTAGTCTGGCAATTTCAGAACTTGAAAATTATTATGGTATTAAACTATTTGATCGCATAGCAAAAAGACTACATATTACAGAGGCTGGTAAAAACTTTCTCCAATATGCTACACATATAGTGGGATTATTTGAGGACATGGAAAAGGAAATCAAAAACTTTGATGCAATTGGAATTATCCGTATTGGAGCAAGTATTACCATCGGAAATTATTTATTGCCTGCTTATATAAGCCAATTTAAGAAAACACATCCTCAGATAGATATTAAGGTAATCATTGATAATTCAGAAAAAATTCAACAATATATATTATCAAATAGAATTGATATTGGCTTGATTGAGGGGGCCGTTCATAGCTCTTATATTAAGTTTCACAAATTTCGTGATGATGAATTAGTAATGATTTGTGGGAACAATCATCCCTTTGCTAAAAAAGCTATTGAGATTACAAAACTTAAAAGTGAAAGTTTTATTTTAAGAGAAACTGGAAGTGCTGGGCGGGAAATTTTTGACAGTATAATGACTTCCCACGGAATAGAAATTGAACCTGCATGGGAGAGTATTAGTACTCAAGCAATTGTAAGGGCAGTTCAGGCTAATTTAGGAATTTCTGTACTACCTTATTTATTGGTAAAGGATTCTCTTGAACGTAAAGAAATCTCTCAGTTTCATATAAAGGGAATAGGATTTCTTAGAAGTTTTTCTGTAATATATCATAAGAATAAATTTCTAACAGAAAGTGCGAAAGATTTTATTACCCTTTGCAAATAA